The sequence CATCTAGCGCTGCATACCCTTCCTCTGGCCATGTATGAACGGAAATATGACTCTCGGCAACAATAACAACTCCGCTAACTCCCGTTGGTGAGAACCTAAAAAAGTAACTCGCCTTGACTTCCATGTTCCCTGCTTTTGCTGCCTCCAAGAAGATCTCTCTTATTCTGTTTGGGTCTTTTAGAACTTCTGGATCACAGCCAGATGCTTCAACTACATAGTGATATCCAATGGTGTCCATGAGCATCACCTTAATTCACTTTTTCACCTTAGGTTTTAAAACTTGTCTTTTATAGTGCCTATTGAATAGATTTTTAAATGCTACGGGGGAGTATTTAAAAAGACTAAACAGTACATTAAAAATCCGTAGAGGTGAACACAATGCTCGAAAATGTTCTCAAAAAACTTGCAACTGCAGACCCTAAAAAAATGATAACTTATCCATTAATTGTTTTTCTTGCAGCGCTTTTAGTATTGGCAGTTCATTTCCCAACTCTCGGAACGGATCTTAAGGGAGGAGTTGTTATAACTATTTACGGAGTAGATGCAAACGCGAAAGATATTGAGAGCTTGTTAAAAGCGGAGAACTTTAAAGTGACAGTCAGGGAAATTAAGAGCATTACTGGAGACACAAGAGTGGAAATAAGGGCATCTACCGATGTGAACGTACAAAGAATAATCGAACTCCTAAAGTCGAAATATCCAAATGCTGCAATTTCGCAGACACAATTTGGGCCCAGCTTATCAAGAACAGCTCAAGAACAAAGTTTGAAAGCAATCTCCTTGGCATTTCTTGGAATGGCTGTCGTTGTATTTTTGTTCTTTAGAGTTCCAGTTCCGTCCTTGACCGTGATCTTTTCAGCCCTTTCCGATATGACAATAGCCCTTGCCCTAATGAGCATATCTGGCTTGGAGCTAACTCAAGCGACAATTGCTGCTCTTTTGATGCTTATAGGTTATTCAGTAGACAGCAACATACTCCTTACCACCAAGCTTTTGAGGAGGAAAGAGGAATCCGTTGAGGAAGCTTATCTCTCAGCGGTCTCTACGGGTTTCACTATGAGCACCACCACATTAGGGGCTTTAGCTTCACTGTGGATAATCTCGCAGGCGGAAGTTATAGACATGATAGCCGCGGTATTGATTTTCGGATTGCTTGCTGATTTCATGAACACGTGGATACTCAATGCAGGTGTGCTAAAATGGTACATTCAAAGGGGTGAGAAGAAATGAATTTGAAGAAGCTTCTCCTTAACGGCAGGGTGCTTCTGCTCATACTCGTTATTATTGGGTCAATTTTAACAATACTTGCTCAAGGGATAACCTATGGTTTGGACATAAGTGGTGGTGTTGAAATAACTGTGCAGCTTGAAAAGCCCGTCGACCAATCGACCATGGAGGAAGTTAGAATATCCCTTGAGAACAGATTGAATACCCTTGGAGTTAAGGATATTACGCTGGAACCATGGGGCGATCAAATAATAAAAATAAGAGTTGCTAATGTCACAGAGGAGGAAGCAAACAGCATTATAGATACAATAAACCGCCAAGGTGT comes from Thermococcus aggregans and encodes:
- a CDS encoding protein translocase subunit SecF: MLENVLKKLATADPKKMITYPLIVFLAALLVLAVHFPTLGTDLKGGVVITIYGVDANAKDIESLLKAENFKVTVREIKSITGDTRVEIRASTDVNVQRIIELLKSKYPNAAISQTQFGPSLSRTAQEQSLKAISLAFLGMAVVVFLFFRVPVPSLTVIFSALSDMTIALALMSISGLELTQATIAALLMLIGYSVDSNILLTTKLLRRKEESVEEAYLSAVSTGFTMSTTTLGALASLWIISQAEVIDMIAAVLIFGLLADFMNTWILNAGVLKWYIQRGEKK
- the speD gene encoding adenosylmethionine decarboxylase, whose product is MDTIGYHYVVEASGCDPEVLKDPNRIREIFLEAAKAGNMEVKASYFFRFSPTGVSGVVIVAESHISVHTWPEEGYAALDVYTCGEKADPEKAVDYILEKFKAQYAHVSEVKRGIKEEEGTFTHMILTWEEKLDRRSEK